From one Babylonia areolata isolate BAREFJ2019XMU chromosome 35, ASM4173473v1, whole genome shotgun sequence genomic stretch:
- the LOC143278146 gene encoding uncharacterized protein LOC143278146, with product MDSTTANTSFLSASTSFYSNITEMWNTSPLSNSSGSSPSWEAPGGGSVYHRSLKDQTTFIAAIVMGVIVPAIFIAVIALICRRRRKDLLARRTQMLLQNTQDFVLEDYTTMEKATSPPPKI from the exons ATGGACAGCACCACCGCCAACACATCTTTCCTCTCAGCAAGCACATCTTTCTACAGCAACATCACTG AAATGTGgaacacctctcccctctccaacAGCAGCGGGTCGTCGCCCTCCTGGGAGGCGCCCGGAGGGGGCTCTGTGTACCACAGGTCTCTGAAGGATCAGACCACGTTCATCGCCGCCATCGTCATGGGCGTCATCGTTCCGGCCATCTTCATCGCCGTCATCGCCCTCATCTGTCGTCGACGTCGGAAAGATCTGTTGGCGAGGag AACGCAGATGTTGCTGCAGAACACCCAGGACTTTGTGCTGGAGGATTACACCACCATGGAAAAAGCCACAAGTCCACCGCCCAAGATATAG